In a single window of the Halomicroarcula saliterrae genome:
- a CDS encoding helix-turn-helix domain-containing protein, whose translation MVRDPLAEEATAELTTVLDALDDEDCRKIVRVLSEPMTASKISEESGVPLSTTYRKLELLTEASLLHEGVEVRSDGQHASRYAVDFEAVVIGLDESRQFEVDIDHLARSPDQRLENLWSEVRKET comes from the coding sequence ATGGTCCGGGACCCCTTGGCCGAAGAGGCAACTGCGGAACTGACGACGGTCCTCGACGCGCTCGACGACGAGGACTGTCGGAAGATAGTCAGGGTGCTCTCCGAACCGATGACGGCGAGCAAGATATCCGAGGAGAGCGGAGTCCCGCTCTCGACAACCTACCGGAAGCTCGAACTGCTGACCGAGGCGTCGCTGCTACACGAGGGAGTCGAGGTCCGGTCCGACGGCCAGCACGCCAGTCGGTACGCCGTCGACTTCGAGGCAGTCGTCATCGGGCTCGACGAGTCCCGCCAGTTCGAGGTCGACATAGACCACCTGGCGCGGTCGCCGGACCAGCGCCTCGAAAACCTCTGGTCGGAAGTGCGCAAGGAGACCTGA
- a CDS encoding DUF7521 family protein, which produces MVHIPSSQIGVVVAQTLILVLGGLITHFSYRAYRRTGAAQHYWLTLGFGIVTTGAIVGGVLDLAVGTYVGEELLVTSVFISSAMTAAGLGVILYSLYVK; this is translated from the coding sequence ATGGTACATATCCCAAGCTCACAGATCGGTGTCGTCGTCGCGCAGACGCTCATCCTGGTACTCGGCGGGCTCATCACCCATTTCTCGTATAGGGCCTACCGCCGGACCGGAGCCGCCCAGCACTATTGGCTGACGCTTGGCTTTGGCATCGTTACCACCGGGGCTATCGTCGGCGGGGTACTCGACCTCGCGGTGGGGACGTACGTCGGGGAGGAGCTGCTGGTCACCAGCGTCTTCATCTCCAGCGCGATGACTGCGGCCGGCCTCGGCGTCATCCTCTACTCGCTGTACGTCAAGTGA
- a CDS encoding DUF7521 family protein, producing the protein MALPYEMLHPSTVLLVATKTLTLACGLVLTTLTCRAYRRTRATAMRVLSVGIGLVTAGAVLAGSLNQLLGVPLVVSTAVESVFTAAGFLVMTYSLYSDRLAGS; encoded by the coding sequence ATGGCACTACCATACGAGATGCTCCATCCCAGTACGGTCCTCCTAGTCGCGACCAAGACGTTGACCCTGGCCTGTGGCCTCGTGTTGACGACGTTGACCTGCCGGGCGTACAGACGCACTCGAGCGACGGCGATGCGGGTGCTCTCGGTTGGTATCGGGCTCGTCACCGCCGGTGCGGTGCTGGCCGGGAGCCTCAACCAGTTGCTCGGCGTCCCGCTCGTCGTCAGCACCGCGGTCGAGAGCGTTTTCACGGCGGCCGGCTTCCTCGTGATGACATACTCGCTGTACTCGGACCGACTGGCCGGCAGCTGA